Proteins encoded in a region of the Micropterus dolomieu isolate WLL.071019.BEF.003 ecotype Adirondacks linkage group LG09, ASM2129224v1, whole genome shotgun sequence genome:
- the nkiras1 gene encoding NF-kappa-B inhibitor-interacting Ras-like protein 1 isoform X3 produces the protein MGKGCKVVVCGQAAVGKTAILEQLLYGNHTVGSESSETQEDVYVASVETDRGVKEQLRLYDTKGLHDGQDLPKHYYSVADGFVLIYSVDSLESFKKVDILKKEIDKSRDKKEPALPFAIIE, from the exons ATGGGGAAAGGCTGTAAAGTTGTGGTGTGTGGCCAGGCAGCAGTTGGAAAAACTGCCATATTGGAACAGTTGCTGTACGGAAATCACACTGTAG GCTCTGAGTCCAGTGAGACCCAGGAGGATGTGTATGTGGCCTCAGTGGAAACTGACCGCGGTGTGAAGGAACAGCTGAGGCTTTATGACACCAAAGGCCTCCACGATGGACAAGACCTCCCCAAACACTACTACTCAGTGGCAGACGGCTTTGTACTCATCTACAGCGTTGACAGCTTGGAGTCTTTCAAGAAGGTGGACATTCTGAAGAAGGAAATAGACAAGTCCAGAGATAAAAAAGAG
- the rpl15 gene encoding 60S ribosomal protein L15 encodes MGAYKYMQELWRKKQSDVMRFLLRVRCWQYRQLSNLHRAPRPTRPDKARRLGYKAKQGYVIYRVRVRRGGRKRPVPKGATYGKPVHHGVNQIKFARSLQSTAEERAGRHCGGLRVLSSYWVGEDSTYKFFEVILIDTFHKAIRRNPDTQWITKAVHKHREMRGLTSAGKKSRGLGKGHKFHLTIGGSRRAAWKRRNTLQLRRYR; translated from the exons ATGGGAGCATATAAGTATATGCAGGAGTTATGGCGCAAGAAGCAGTCCGATGTGATGCGTTTCCTGCTCCGCGTCCGTTGCTGGCAGTACCGTCAGCTGTCCAACCTCCACCGTGCTCCCAGACCCACCAGACCTGACAAGGCCCGTAGGCTGGGCTACAAGGCCAAGCAGG GTTACGTAATCTATCGCGTCCGTGTGCGCCGCGGAGGCCGTAAACGCCCTGTGCCCAAGGGTGCCACCTACGGCAAGCCCGTGCACCATGGCGTCAACCAGATCAAGTTTGCCCGCAGTTTGCAGTCCACTGCTGAG GAGCGTGCTGGCCGTCACTGCGGAGGCTTGCGAGTGCTGAGCTCCTACTGGGTGGGTGAGGATTCCACCTACAAGTTCTTTGAGGTGATTCTGATCGACACCTTCCACAAGGCCATCAGACGCAACCCAGACACCCAATGGATCACAAAGGCTGTGCACAAGCACAGAGAGATGCGTGGCCTGACATCTGCAGGAAAGAAGAGCCGCGGCCTGGGCAAGGGCCACAAGTTCCACCTGACCATCGGAGGCTCCCGCCGTGCAGCCTGGAAGAGGCGCAACACCCTGCAGCTGCGCCGCTATCGTTAG